A genomic stretch from Colwellia sp. Arc7-635 includes:
- a CDS encoding delta-class carbonic anhydrase has protein sequence MKRTILAALVAATLNPALAMASETDDVSDEVIAEQRAALEANTNGKGYGPQSPRDLDLLSGDNTVLFDTAPLAKNMDLCNIHFHEGAEHKGGEFTEYAGNGDGHGYGSGYKYSGDLTVAELTAATEDVCPSDHGSLEPGATIEVHYVHSTAQVNPGPTLGACLSDAIGNPQLRVETQVYVLVNDENALDFASLTAHAKTTDKYKNQAFNIPTNTGTPVQYKGSTTGPGYNETGSPLQVSWSVRPKVAKVNIESVGQWCKGNVFEEDHAHGVRNLVQNPKLLSEIN, from the coding sequence GCTGCATTAGTAGCTGCCACTTTAAACCCTGCGCTAGCAATGGCGAGCGAAACTGATGATGTTTCAGATGAAGTCATTGCTGAACAAAGAGCCGCGCTAGAAGCCAATACAAATGGAAAGGGCTATGGCCCTCAATCTCCTCGCGATCTCGACTTATTGTCTGGGGATAATACTGTTTTATTTGACACAGCACCCTTAGCAAAAAATATGGACCTTTGTAATATCCATTTTCATGAGGGGGCTGAGCATAAAGGCGGTGAGTTTACAGAATATGCAGGCAATGGTGACGGCCATGGTTATGGCAGTGGCTATAAGTATTCAGGAGACCTAACCGTGGCAGAGCTTACGGCTGCGACCGAAGATGTTTGTCCAAGTGATCACGGCTCTCTTGAACCAGGTGCAACGATAGAAGTTCATTATGTGCATTCAACTGCGCAAGTAAATCCGGGCCCAACTTTAGGCGCATGTTTGAGTGATGCTATCGGCAACCCGCAACTACGAGTAGAGACACAAGTTTATGTGCTTGTTAATGATGAGAATGCGCTTGATTTTGCTAGCTTAACAGCACATGCAAAAACAACTGATAAATATAAAAACCAAGCTTTTAACATTCCAACGAATACAGGAACCCCAGTTCAATATAAAGGTTCAACAACAGGCCCTGGATACAATGAAACAGGTTCTCCTTTGCAAGTAAGCTGGAGTGTACGACCTAAAGTTGCCAAAGTGAATATTGAAAGTGTTGGTCAGTGGTGCAAAGGAAATGTTTTTGAAGAAGACCATGCGCACGGCGTAAGAAACCTGGTCCAAAACCCTAAATTACTTTCCGAAATTAACTAA
- the arsJ gene encoding organoarsenical effux MFS transporter ArsJ, whose translation MSKQVKQYLVITGNYWAFTLTDGALRMLVVLYFHQLGYSPLNIAMLFLFYEIFGVITNLVGGWLGARLGLNKTMNIGLGLQIVALGMLAVPAEMLTIIYVMAAQALSGIAKDLNKMSAKSSIKLLVPEGAESKLYQWVAILTGSKNALKGVGFFLGGLLLTLLGFTGAIILMASLLAMVWLFSLFALKEDLGKAKNKPKFNEIFSKSQPINILSAARMFLFGARDVWFVVALPVFLAVTFNWDHWWVGGFMASWVIGYGLVQSLAPLITGSKAVSGKTTGSSQNLAPSGRSAFLWASYLTLIPLAIALALHFNFYIKASIIIGLLIFGAVFAINSSLHSYLIISYAGKDGVSLDVGFYYMANAMGRLIGTVLSGLVYQKYGLEACLWISSAFVATAALLSLKLPEYKGSKQV comes from the coding sequence ATGTCCAAGCAGGTGAAACAATACTTGGTGATCACCGGTAATTACTGGGCATTTACTTTAACTGATGGCGCACTTCGAATGCTAGTTGTGTTGTACTTTCATCAGTTAGGCTATAGCCCTTTAAATATAGCTATGCTGTTTTTGTTTTATGAAATATTTGGTGTTATCACCAACCTTGTTGGTGGTTGGTTAGGTGCGCGACTTGGTCTAAACAAAACCATGAATATCGGTTTAGGGCTGCAAATAGTTGCGCTGGGCATGTTAGCGGTTCCAGCTGAGATGCTGACCATTATTTATGTCATGGCAGCACAAGCTTTATCTGGCATCGCGAAAGATCTAAATAAAATGAGCGCGAAAAGCTCGATTAAATTACTGGTGCCTGAGGGCGCTGAAAGTAAATTATATCAATGGGTTGCTATTTTAACAGGCTCTAAAAATGCTTTGAAAGGCGTTGGCTTCTTTCTTGGTGGCTTACTACTGACTTTATTAGGCTTTACAGGTGCGATCATCTTAATGGCAAGCCTATTAGCTATGGTGTGGTTGTTTAGTTTATTTGCGTTAAAAGAAGACTTAGGTAAGGCGAAAAATAAGCCAAAGTTTAATGAGATATTTTCTAAAAGTCAGCCAATCAATATTCTCTCTGCTGCGCGAATGTTTTTGTTTGGTGCCCGTGATGTTTGGTTTGTTGTCGCTCTACCGGTATTTTTAGCGGTAACCTTTAATTGGGATCATTGGTGGGTAGGGGGCTTTATGGCAAGTTGGGTCATTGGTTATGGCCTTGTCCAATCACTTGCTCCTTTGATCACAGGGAGTAAAGCCGTTAGTGGAAAAACTACTGGCAGCAGCCAAAATCTTGCTCCCTCAGGTAGATCTGCATTTTTATGGGCAAGTTACTTAACCTTAATACCGCTCGCTATTGCTTTAGCTTTGCATTTCAACTTTTATATTAAAGCTTCAATCATTATTGGTTTACTGATCTTTGGCGCTGTTTTCGCAATAAACTCCTCCCTGCATAGCTATCTAATCATCAGTTATGCAGGAAAAGACGGAGTTTCACTCGATGTTGGCTTTTACTATATGGCCAATGCCATGGGCAGGTTAATAGGAACGGTGCTATCTGGTCTGGTCTATCAAAAATATGGCTTAGAAGCCTGTTTATGGATATCTTCTGCCTTTGTCGCGACCGCAGCGCTATTGTCACTAAAACTTCCTGAATATAAAGGAAGCAAGCAAGTGTAG
- a CDS encoding DUF1566 domain-containing protein, with amino-acid sequence MKKIIVALILLSFELLTVANAADQLTATIIGSGSPIYNENRASASTLISAGNTHILVDMGNGTQANLSKLGFDSRNLSALLFTHHHLDHNEEFVPMFIRSLLGKGTFSIIGPPNTVKLTQSNLALYDEDISYRLGKTQRTLAERKEAFKVRDLQGGESFKIGDIIVTTLQVPHAIHTIAYRFDYKGQSIVITGDLTYSDDLPTLAKNADFMIIDSGGMVMKDGRSKGKAGNKSAKNKGNSDRKRQGKAHLNLADSSSMAKQANVKNLVYTHFNSTTVDTVASLKEIQKNYHGKVIFAEDLMVLNKVVTPSLSSSTIALPNISNSYAIVDTGQRVAYNNNDVIALPQNGDNFFGQDASYIINPPSYTDNKDGTITDNVTGLMWQKEMGQKLSFDEALKKVNQVKLGGYSDWRIPTIKELYSLIQFSGRVKGDKALYPFIDTNYFNQPIGDTRTGEREIDAQTWSSTEYVAKTMKNDDTVFGVNFVDGRIKGYPKYNPRTHESNKMYFRFVRGNTDYGKNYFVDNSNGTITDIATDLMWQQTDSAEGYTWQDALKYAQQSTLGGYNDWRLPNAKELQSIVDYTRSPETSNSAAIAPLFQISSIKNEAGEKDYPYYWSSTTHLDGPVPAEGAVYLAFGKALGEMRGKTMDVHGAGSQRSDPKTGEPTSRGPQGDIIRVKNYVRMVRGGEVNITTGALKEINAEYATTTASIQSNGNERQSSASNHPQLPTTLGIANNSKFINRLDKNKDGKVALSEFQRGEKRFKHLDKNNDGYISADEAPTGPDKKSR; translated from the coding sequence ATGAAAAAAATTATCGTTGCGTTAATTCTATTGAGCTTCGAATTGCTGACTGTGGCTAACGCTGCAGATCAGCTCACGGCAACCATTATAGGCTCAGGCTCGCCGATTTATAATGAAAATCGTGCCAGTGCCAGTACCTTAATTTCTGCTGGAAATACCCATATATTAGTTGATATGGGCAACGGTACACAGGCTAATTTGAGTAAGCTAGGTTTCGACTCTCGAAATTTATCGGCTTTACTTTTTACTCACCACCACCTTGATCATAATGAAGAATTTGTACCTATGTTTATCCGTTCATTATTAGGGAAAGGTACCTTTAGCATTATCGGCCCTCCTAATACCGTTAAACTTACTCAATCAAACTTAGCTTTATATGACGAAGATATTTCATATCGCTTAGGGAAAACTCAACGTACACTGGCTGAGCGTAAAGAAGCTTTTAAAGTAAGAGATTTACAAGGTGGTGAGTCATTCAAAATTGGCGACATTATTGTTACCACCCTGCAAGTTCCGCATGCTATTCATACCATCGCTTACCGCTTCGACTACAAAGGTCAGTCTATCGTTATTACCGGCGATTTAACTTATTCAGACGACCTACCTACACTCGCTAAAAATGCTGATTTTATGATCATTGATTCTGGTGGCATGGTGATGAAAGACGGACGTAGTAAAGGTAAAGCAGGTAATAAGTCAGCTAAAAACAAAGGCAATAGTGACAGAAAAAGGCAAGGAAAAGCACACCTCAATTTAGCAGACTCAAGCAGTATGGCTAAACAAGCAAACGTTAAAAACTTGGTTTATACACATTTCAATTCCACTACCGTTGATACTGTTGCTAGTTTGAAAGAAATTCAAAAAAATTATCACGGTAAAGTGATTTTTGCTGAAGACTTAATGGTGCTAAATAAAGTTGTCACTCCTAGTCTTTCTTCTTCAACTATAGCTTTACCTAATATATCAAATAGTTATGCAATCGTTGATACAGGGCAAAGAGTTGCTTATAACAACAATGACGTTATTGCTTTACCCCAAAATGGTGATAACTTCTTTGGACAAGATGCGAGCTATATCATAAATCCACCGTCTTATACTGATAATAAAGATGGCACTATTACTGATAACGTCACTGGGTTAATGTGGCAAAAAGAGATGGGACAAAAGCTATCTTTTGATGAGGCATTGAAAAAAGTCAATCAAGTAAAGTTAGGAGGTTATAGCGACTGGCGCATACCTACGATTAAAGAGCTTTATTCTTTAATTCAATTTTCAGGCCGTGTGAAAGGAGACAAAGCGCTTTATCCTTTTATCGATACAAACTACTTTAATCAACCTATTGGCGATACCCGAACGGGAGAGCGAGAAATTGATGCTCAAACATGGTCGAGCACTGAGTATGTCGCAAAAACAATGAAAAATGACGATACTGTTTTTGGCGTTAATTTTGTCGATGGTCGTATTAAAGGTTATCCCAAATATAATCCTCGTACTCATGAGTCGAATAAAATGTATTTCAGGTTTGTTAGAGGTAACACTGACTACGGAAAAAATTATTTTGTTGATAATAGTAATGGCACAATTACCGATATCGCCACTGATTTAATGTGGCAACAAACTGATAGTGCTGAAGGGTATACTTGGCAAGATGCACTGAAATATGCGCAGCAGTCGACATTAGGGGGCTACAATGATTGGCGTTTACCTAATGCTAAAGAGCTACAAAGTATTGTTGATTATACGCGCTCGCCTGAAACATCAAACTCAGCAGCGATTGCTCCTTTATTTCAAATATCTTCGATTAAAAACGAAGCTGGTGAAAAAGATTACCCATACTATTGGAGTTCAACAACGCATCTTGATGGCCCAGTACCGGCTGAAGGTGCTGTTTATTTAGCTTTTGGTAAAGCGCTAGGTGAAATGCGAGGCAAAACAATGGATGTGCACGGTGCTGGTTCACAACGTAGTGATCCTAAAACCGGAGAACCAACCTCTAGAGGCCCACAAGGTGACATCATCAGGGTTAAAAACTATGTTCGCATGGTCAGAGGTGGTGAAGTTAATATTACGACGGGTGCACTAAAAGAAATAAATGCTGAATATGCTACAACAACTGCATCGATACAAAGTAACGGTAATGAAAGGCAAAGCAGCGCTAGTAACCATCCTCAGTTACCGACTACATTAGGAATAGCTAATAACAGTAAATTCATCAATCGATTAGATAAAAACAAAGATGGCAAAGTAGCCTTATCTGAATTTCAACGAGGAGAAAAGCGCTTTAAGCATCTTGATAAAAACAATGATGGTTATATCAGCGCTGATGAAGCCCCTACGGGTCCAGATAAAAAATCTCGTTGA
- a CDS encoding ArsJ-associated glyceraldehyde-3-phosphate dehydrogenase, whose product MTIKIGINGFGRMGRLSMRAAFDWDDIEIVHINDPAGNAETLAHLMTFDSIHGRWHHDASHDAESIVINGKAIPCTQNKATQDTDWSKCDVVIEASGKIKTKALLQAYLDQGVKRVVVTAPVKEEGVLNIVMGVNEGLYDKAIHPIITAASCTTNCLAPVVKVIHEKIGIKHGSMTTIHSITNTQTILDAPHKDLRRARACGVSLIPTTTGSATAITHIFPELQGKLNGHAIRVPLANASITDCVFEVARETSVAEVNQLLKAAADNELKGIMGYEERPLVSIDYKTDPRSSIIDALSTMVVNDTQVKLYVWYDNEWGYANRAAELALMVGLADKD is encoded by the coding sequence ATGACGATTAAAATTGGTATTAACGGCTTTGGCCGTATGGGGCGTTTATCAATGCGAGCTGCATTTGATTGGGACGATATTGAAATTGTGCACATTAATGATCCCGCAGGCAATGCAGAAACACTCGCCCACTTAATGACTTTTGATTCGATACATGGCCGCTGGCACCATGACGCTTCACATGACGCAGAGTCAATTGTGATTAACGGTAAAGCTATTCCTTGTACGCAAAATAAAGCCACTCAGGATACTGATTGGTCTAAGTGTGATGTGGTGATAGAAGCCTCCGGTAAAATAAAAACCAAAGCGTTATTGCAAGCCTATTTAGATCAAGGGGTAAAGCGCGTTGTTGTTACCGCGCCAGTTAAAGAAGAAGGCGTTTTAAATATTGTTATGGGCGTGAATGAAGGGTTATACGATAAAGCTATCCATCCTATTATTACCGCAGCTTCGTGTACGACTAACTGCTTAGCCCCGGTAGTAAAAGTTATTCATGAGAAAATAGGCATTAAACATGGTTCAATGACGACGATTCATAGCATAACCAATACGCAAACGATATTAGACGCACCACATAAAGATTTACGCCGAGCACGTGCTTGTGGCGTGAGTTTAATTCCGACCACCACAGGCTCAGCGACTGCTATTACTCATATTTTTCCTGAGCTTCAAGGCAAGCTAAATGGCCATGCCATACGTGTTCCTTTAGCCAATGCGTCAATTACCGATTGCGTATTTGAAGTTGCACGTGAGACATCAGTTGCCGAAGTGAATCAATTGCTTAAAGCGGCGGCCGACAATGAACTCAAGGGTATTATGGGTTATGAAGAGCGCCCATTAGTGTCTATCGATTACAAAACTGATCCGCGCTCAAGTATTATTGATGCGCTATCAACCATGGTAGTCAACGATACCCAAGTTAAACTTTATGTTTGGTATGACAATGAGTGGGGCTATGCAAACCGCGCCGCCGAGTTAGCTCTTATGGTTGGTTTAGCAGATAAGGATTAA
- a CDS encoding delta-class carbonic anhydrase: MKKKLVIALLGLSVVGLSACNSDSKEKPVVVTPESVPEESHAVADEVIATQREALEANTNEKGYGPQSPRNIDDLYGESPILFTASLPAEDMDLCNIHFHENAEHQGGEFTEFAGNGDGHGYGSGYKYSGSLTEAELTATTEDVCPSDHGSLAPGATIEVHYVHSTAQVNPGPTLGSCLSDSIGNPQLRVETQVYVLVNDDEALDFANLTAHSKATGKNQALNIPVDTGIPITYTGSTTGPGYNEEGSPFQVSWSVRPQVAKVNIKSVGNWCKGNVFEEDHAHGVRNLVQNPKLLSTIN; encoded by the coding sequence ATGAAGAAAAAATTAGTGATCGCACTTTTAGGTTTAAGTGTTGTGGGGCTGAGTGCATGTAATTCAGACTCTAAAGAAAAACCAGTTGTTGTAACGCCTGAGTCTGTACCAGAAGAGAGCCACGCTGTTGCTGATGAAGTCATTGCAACACAAAGAGAAGCACTAGAAGCAAATACAAATGAGAAGGGATATGGCCCTCAGTCGCCTCGTAATATTGACGACTTATATGGCGAAAGTCCTATTTTATTTACTGCTTCACTTCCTGCTGAAGATATGGATTTATGTAATATTCATTTTCATGAGAATGCTGAACACCAAGGAGGTGAATTTACTGAGTTCGCCGGCAATGGTGACGGTCACGGTTATGGCAGTGGCTATAAATATTCAGGGTCATTAACGGAAGCTGAACTTACAGCAACAACAGAAGATGTTTGCCCAAGTGATCACGGCTCTCTAGCGCCTGGCGCAACAATAGAGGTTCACTATGTACACTCAACTGCACAAGTTAATCCTGGTCCAACGTTAGGTTCATGCTTAAGTGATTCAATAGGAAACCCACAACTACGTGTGGAAACACAGGTTTATGTGTTGGTTAATGATGATGAAGCGCTCGATTTTGCTAACTTAACAGCACATTCAAAAGCTACAGGTAAAAATCAGGCCTTGAATATTCCTGTAGACACAGGAATTCCTATTACCTACACAGGTTCAACAACAGGACCTGGCTACAACGAAGAAGGTTCTCCTTTTCAAGTAAGTTGGAGCGTAAGACCCCAAGTTGCCAAAGTTAATATTAAAAGTGTTGGAAATTGGTGTAAAGGTAACGTATTCGAAGAAGATCATGCACACGGTGTACGAAACTTAGTTCAAAATCCTAAATTACTTTCTACCATTAACTAA